A single Pantoea rwandensis DNA region contains:
- a CDS encoding metal-dependent hydrolase: MFIVDSHCHLDGLDYEKQHRDLDDVIAKAAARDVKFMLAIATTLPDYYKIKQLVGDRENIALACGVHPLNQEAPYDVEEFRRLAAEEQVIALGETGLDYFYQQETKAQQQASFREHIRTGIALNKPIIVHTRDAREDTLAILREEQVEKCGGVLHCFTEDKETAAQLLDMGFYISFSGILTFRNAEQIRDAARYVPLDRMLVETDSPYLAPVPHRGKENQPAFTRDVADYMAVLKGIDIETLAAATTENFSRLFHVPMSRLGG, translated from the coding sequence ATGTTTATTGTTGATTCGCACTGCCATCTTGATGGCCTGGATTATGAGAAGCAGCACCGCGATCTGGACGATGTGATCGCCAAAGCCGCAGCGCGTGACGTGAAGTTTATGCTGGCGATTGCCACCACGCTGCCGGATTACTATAAGATCAAGCAACTGGTCGGCGACAGGGAAAACATCGCTCTGGCGTGCGGCGTGCACCCGTTGAATCAGGAAGCGCCGTACGATGTCGAAGAGTTTCGTCGACTGGCCGCTGAAGAGCAGGTGATTGCACTGGGCGAAACCGGGCTGGATTACTTCTATCAGCAGGAGACCAAAGCGCAGCAGCAAGCCTCGTTCCGTGAACACATCCGTACCGGCATCGCGCTGAATAAGCCGATCATCGTACACACTCGTGATGCACGTGAAGACACGCTGGCGATCCTGCGTGAAGAGCAGGTGGAAAAGTGTGGTGGCGTACTGCACTGCTTTACTGAAGATAAAGAGACTGCGGCGCAGTTGCTGGATATGGGCTTCTATATCTCCTTCTCCGGCATTTTGACCTTCCGCAATGCTGAACAGATTCGTGATGCCGCGCGCTACGTGCCGCTGGATCGCATGCTGGTAGAGACCGACTCGCCGTATCTGGCGCCGGTTCCGCATCGTGGCAAAGAAAACCAGCCAGCCTTTACGCGCGATGTCGCGGATTATATGGCTGTGCTGAAAGGTATTGATATCGAAACCCTGGCCGCGGCCACCACAGAAAACTTCTCGCGTCTGTTTCATGTCCCAATGAGCCGACTTGGCGGCTAA
- the holB gene encoding DNA polymerase III subunit delta', translating to MNWYPWLNQPYRQIISRHQSGQAHHALLIQAINGMGDDALVWGVSRWLMCQHPEGLKSCGHCHGCQLMKAQTHPDWYRLEAEKGKSSLGIDAVRDVTEKLYHFAQQGGAKIVWLPDAAQLTEAAANALLKTLEEPPANCWFFLSVREPSRLLATLRSRCMTWHLSPPEELPSLQWLQKQLPQSEPVLRAALRLSNGAPAAALTLLQPERWQAREKLCETLLSALNSDVLQLLPALNSDDVAERLSWLISLVVDAMKVQQGASNWLSNGDHPEVVSQLAQQLSSSALNASAQQWMQCREQLLHVAALNRELILTDRLLAWGRLMSPSAVG from the coding sequence ATGAACTGGTATCCGTGGCTGAATCAGCCCTATCGGCAGATTATCAGCCGTCATCAAAGCGGTCAGGCACACCATGCCTTGCTGATACAGGCCATTAATGGCATGGGTGACGATGCGTTAGTGTGGGGTGTGAGCCGCTGGTTAATGTGCCAACATCCAGAAGGCTTGAAGAGCTGCGGCCATTGCCACGGCTGCCAGCTGATGAAGGCGCAGACGCATCCTGACTGGTATCGCCTGGAAGCAGAAAAAGGCAAATCCTCACTGGGTATTGATGCGGTCCGTGACGTCACCGAGAAGCTCTACCATTTTGCTCAGCAGGGCGGAGCAAAGATTGTCTGGTTGCCGGATGCGGCGCAGCTCACTGAGGCCGCAGCCAATGCGTTGTTGAAAACCCTGGAAGAGCCTCCTGCCAACTGCTGGTTTTTCCTCAGCGTCCGTGAGCCATCACGTTTGCTGGCAACATTGCGTAGCCGTTGCATGACATGGCATCTTTCCCCACCGGAAGAGCTGCCCAGTTTGCAATGGCTGCAGAAGCAGTTGCCGCAATCCGAGCCAGTACTGCGAGCCGCTCTGCGCTTGAGCAATGGCGCACCTGCTGCTGCGTTGACCCTGCTACAGCCTGAGCGCTGGCAGGCACGTGAGAAGCTGTGTGAAACCTTGCTCAGCGCGTTGAACAGCGATGTACTGCAACTGCTGCCTGCGCTGAACAGCGACGATGTGGCAGAGCGCCTCAGCTGGCTGATTTCATTAGTGGTGGATGCCATGAAAGTGCAGCAGGGTGCCAGCAACTGGTTGAGCAACGGCGACCATCCTGAGGTCGTATCGCAACTGGCTCAGCAGCTTAGCAGCAGCGCGCTCAACGCCAGCGCCCAGCAGTGGATGCAGTGTCGTGAGCAACTGTTGCATGTCGCCGCCCTGAACCGTGAACTGATTTTGACCGATCGCCTGTTAGCCTGGGGACGCTTAATGTCGCCCTCGGCGGTCGGCTAA
- the tmk gene encoding dTMP kinase gives MKSKFIVIEGLEGAGKTTARDAIVAVLHEQGIDDVVFTREPGGTPLAEQLRVLVKQGIDGEQVTDKAELLMLYAARVQLVENVIKPALARGAWVVGDRHDLSSQAYQGGGRGLDTQLMTTLRDAVLGDFRPDLTLYLDVTPEIGLQRARARGELDRIEQESLGFFERTRDRYLALAACDDTILTIDATQNIEEVTSSLKSALQKWLAGQAA, from the coding sequence ATGAAAAGTAAGTTTATCGTCATCGAAGGCCTTGAAGGTGCGGGCAAAACCACTGCGCGTGATGCTATCGTGGCGGTGCTGCATGAGCAGGGTATCGACGATGTGGTGTTCACCCGTGAGCCCGGCGGCACGCCGCTGGCAGAACAATTGCGCGTGCTGGTGAAGCAGGGAATTGATGGCGAACAGGTGACTGACAAAGCCGAATTGCTGATGCTGTATGCTGCCCGTGTTCAACTAGTCGAGAACGTGATTAAGCCTGCATTAGCGCGTGGCGCCTGGGTGGTTGGCGACCGTCACGATCTCTCATCCCAGGCTTACCAGGGCGGTGGCCGTGGCCTGGATACGCAGTTGATGACCACCCTGCGCGATGCGGTATTGGGCGACTTCCGTCCGGACTTGACCCTATACCTGGATGTGACACCGGAAATTGGCCTGCAACGCGCGCGTGCTCGAGGGGAACTCGATCGTATTGAGCAGGAATCACTGGGATTCTTTGAACGCACACGTGACCGTTATCTGGCGTTAGCTGCCTGCGATGACACCATTTTAACCATTGATGCCACACAAAATATTGAAGAGGTGACATCGTCACTTAAATCAGCGCTACAGAAATGGCTGGCAGGTCAGGCGGCATGA
- the mltG gene encoding endolytic transglycosylase MltG: MTRMKKILASAVAIAGLAAALSYWQIERLADTALTINQEKIYTLPAGSGRVVLEAQLESQHIIPESIWFGPLLKLEPELAKFKAGTYRLESNMTVRQLLQLLASGKEAQFPVRFVEGSRLKEWLAELRQAPYIKHTLTDDQFATVAAALKMDANQLEGAFYPDTYLYTANTSDVSLLERAHTRMNKLVDEIWQGRMDNLPYKKEQDLVTMASIIEKETGVTEERARVASVFINRLRTGMKLQTDPTVIYGMGDNYTGTITRKDLETPTDYNTYTISGLPPGPIAMPGRASLEAAAHPEKTNYLYFVADGKGGHTFTTNLASHNKAVQVYRLAMKEKNEK; the protein is encoded by the coding sequence ATGACCCGAATGAAAAAAATACTCGCCAGCGCTGTGGCGATTGCCGGCCTCGCGGCGGCATTGAGTTATTGGCAGATTGAACGGTTAGCCGATACCGCTTTGACTATTAATCAGGAAAAGATCTACACATTGCCCGCAGGTAGTGGTCGGGTCGTGCTGGAAGCGCAACTGGAAAGCCAGCACATCATTCCGGAAAGTATCTGGTTTGGGCCGCTATTGAAACTTGAGCCTGAGCTCGCGAAATTCAAAGCCGGAACCTACCGACTTGAAAGCAATATGACAGTAAGGCAGCTGCTGCAGTTGCTGGCCAGCGGTAAAGAAGCGCAATTTCCGGTGCGGTTTGTCGAGGGTTCACGCCTGAAGGAGTGGTTGGCCGAACTGCGTCAAGCGCCCTATATCAAACATACGCTAACTGACGATCAGTTTGCGACCGTCGCCGCTGCGCTGAAAATGGATGCAAATCAGCTTGAGGGCGCTTTCTACCCCGACACCTATTTGTATACGGCTAACACCAGTGATGTATCGCTGCTGGAGCGTGCGCACACGCGCATGAATAAACTGGTGGATGAGATCTGGCAGGGGCGGATGGACAATCTGCCCTATAAAAAAGAGCAAGATCTGGTCACCATGGCCTCGATTATCGAAAAAGAGACCGGCGTGACGGAAGAGCGCGCGCGCGTTGCCTCGGTCTTTATTAATCGCTTGCGCACCGGCATGAAGCTGCAAACCGATCCTACCGTGATTTACGGTATGGGTGATAACTATACCGGTACGATTACGCGTAAAGACCTCGAAACGCCGACCGATTACAATACCTACACGATTAGCGGATTGCCGCCAGGTCCTATCGCGATGCCAGGTCGAGCCTCGCTGGAAGCGGCGGCGCATCCAGAAAAAACCAACTATCTCTATTTTGTCGCGGATGGCAAAGGCGGACATACCTTTACCACCAATCTCGCCAGCCATAATAAAGCAGTACAGGTCTATCGGCTGGCCATGAAGGAAAAAAATGAAAAGTAA
- the pabC gene encoding aminodeoxychorismate lyase → MWINGVEQFELSARDRAVQFGDGCFTTAAVVAGKIQLLNAHLQRLQEGCERLFIPLPDMAQLAEEMQHAANGQTQSVLKVILTPGVGGRGYSRTGCATPTRILSLSPWPQHYATLQQQGAALITSPVRLARNPLLAGLKHLNRLEQVLIRQQLDHTDADEALVLDTAGTVVECCAANLFWRKGDQVFTPRLEQAGVDGIMRRYLMAKMASEGQACQLIEGSRDDVLNADEVVICNALMPVLPVRKIDDVSFTARTLYQQLYNSCQKMEAS, encoded by the coding sequence ATGTGGATAAACGGCGTAGAGCAGTTCGAACTTTCTGCGCGCGATCGCGCGGTGCAGTTTGGTGATGGCTGTTTTACCACTGCTGCGGTAGTGGCAGGCAAGATACAACTGCTGAACGCCCATTTGCAGCGATTGCAGGAAGGCTGTGAGCGTTTATTCATTCCCTTACCGGATATGGCGCAGCTGGCCGAGGAGATGCAGCATGCCGCCAATGGTCAAACCCAGTCGGTTTTAAAAGTGATTCTGACGCCAGGTGTCGGTGGACGGGGATATAGCCGAACCGGTTGCGCAACCCCGACGCGCATCCTCTCCCTTTCGCCGTGGCCGCAACACTACGCCACTTTGCAGCAGCAGGGTGCAGCGCTGATAACCAGCCCCGTGAGACTGGCGCGTAATCCACTGCTCGCCGGCCTCAAACATCTTAACCGACTGGAACAGGTGCTGATCCGTCAGCAGCTCGACCACACCGATGCTGATGAGGCGCTGGTGCTTGACACTGCAGGGACGGTGGTGGAATGCTGTGCGGCCAATTTATTCTGGCGCAAAGGCGATCAGGTTTTCACGCCGCGTCTTGAGCAAGCGGGTGTCGATGGCATTATGCGCCGTTATCTGATGGCGAAGATGGCGTCGGAAGGCCAGGCTTGTCAGTTGATTGAAGGAAGCAGGGACGATGTGCTGAACGCCGATGAAGTGGTGATCTGCAATGCCCTGATGCCGGTTTTACCTGTGCGGAAAATTGACGATGTTTCGTTCACCGCACGCACGCTGTACCAGCAGCTGTATAACAGTTGCCAGAAGATGGAAGCATCATGA
- the fabF gene encoding beta-ketoacyl-ACP synthase II — MSKRRVVVTGLGMLSPVGNTVESTWSALLAGQSGISLIDHFDTSAYATRFAGLVRDFNCDEFISRKDQRKMDDFIQYGIVAGIQAMADSGLVVTDENAGRIGAAIGSGIGGLGLIEDNHSSLVNGGPRKISPFFVPSTIVNMVAGHLTIMYGLKGPSISIATACTSGVHNIGHAARIIAYNDADVMLAGGAEKASTPLGVGGFGAARALSTNNDNPQAASRPWDKDRDGFVLGDGAGIVVLEEYEHAKKRGAKIYAEIIGFGMSSDAYHMTSPPEDGSGAAAAMVNALRDAQLNAEQIGYVNAHGTSTPAGDKAEAQAVKSVFGAAAHSVMVSSTKSMTGHLLGAAGAVEAIYSILALRDQAVPPTINLDNPDEGCDLDFVPHTARQVSGLEYTLCNSFGFGGTNGSLIFRKV, encoded by the coding sequence GTGTCTAAGCGTCGTGTAGTTGTGACTGGTCTTGGCATGTTGTCTCCTGTCGGCAATACCGTAGAGTCTACCTGGAGTGCTCTCCTTGCCGGTCAGAGCGGCATCAGCCTGATCGACCATTTTGATACTAGTGCCTACGCAACACGCTTTGCGGGCTTAGTAAGAGATTTTAATTGCGATGAATTCATCTCGCGCAAAGATCAGCGCAAGATGGATGACTTCATCCAATACGGCATTGTTGCTGGTATTCAGGCTATGGCGGACTCCGGTCTGGTCGTAACTGATGAGAATGCCGGTCGCATCGGCGCAGCTATCGGTTCCGGCATCGGCGGACTGGGTTTGATTGAAGACAACCACAGTTCACTGGTTAACGGCGGTCCGCGCAAAATCAGCCCGTTCTTTGTTCCTTCTACCATTGTTAACATGGTGGCAGGTCATCTGACCATCATGTACGGTCTGAAAGGTCCAAGCATTTCTATTGCAACCGCTTGTACTTCAGGTGTGCACAACATTGGTCATGCTGCGCGTATCATTGCGTACAACGACGCCGATGTCATGCTGGCCGGTGGTGCTGAAAAAGCCAGTACCCCGCTGGGTGTGGGTGGCTTTGGTGCTGCACGTGCGCTCTCAACCAATAACGATAATCCTCAGGCGGCAAGCCGTCCGTGGGATAAAGACCGTGATGGTTTCGTATTGGGTGATGGTGCAGGCATTGTGGTGCTGGAAGAGTACGAGCATGCGAAAAAGCGCGGTGCGAAAATTTATGCTGAAATCATCGGTTTCGGCATGAGCAGCGATGCTTACCACATGACGTCTCCGCCGGAGGATGGTTCAGGTGCTGCAGCAGCGATGGTGAATGCATTGCGTGATGCGCAGCTGAACGCTGAACAGATTGGCTACGTCAACGCGCATGGCACCTCAACGCCAGCGGGTGACAAAGCTGAAGCTCAGGCGGTCAAGTCTGTATTTGGTGCAGCGGCTCACAGCGTGATGGTGAGTTCTACCAAATCCATGACTGGGCACTTGCTGGGCGCAGCAGGCGCAGTAGAGGCGATTTATTCGATTCTGGCGCTGCGCGACCAGGCGGTACCGCCAACCATCAACCTGGATAACCCAGATGAAGGTTGTGACCTCGACTTCGTGCCGCATACAGCACGTCAGGTGAGCGGACTGGAGTACACGCTGTGTAACTCCTTCGGATTTGGCGGCACCAACGGCTCGCTGATCTTCCGCAAGGTATAA
- the acpP gene encoding acyl carrier protein yields MSDIEQRVKKIVAEQLGVKEDEVINTASFVEDLGADSLDTVELVMALEEEFDTEIPDEEAEKITTVQAAIDYINSHQG; encoded by the coding sequence ATGAGCGATATCGAACAACGCGTTAAGAAAATCGTAGCTGAGCAGCTGGGTGTTAAAGAAGACGAAGTGATTAACACTGCTTCTTTCGTTGAAGACCTGGGTGCAGATTCTCTTGACACCGTTGAGCTGGTAATGGCTCTGGAAGAAGAGTTTGATACTGAAATTCCAGACGAAGAAGCTGAGAAAATCACTACCGTTCAGGCAGCGATCGATTACATCAATAGCCACCAAGGCTAA
- the fabG gene encoding 3-oxoacyl-ACP reductase FabG: MSFEGKVALVTGASRGIGRAIAETLVARGAKVVGTATSESGAEAISAYLGDNGKGLLLNVTDAASIESVLEKVRAEFGEVDILVNNAGITRDNLLMRMKDDEWADILDTNLTSVFRLSKAVMRAMMKKRVGRIITIGSVVGTMGNAGQTNYAAAKAGLIGFSKSLAREVASRGITVNVVAPGFIETDMTRALNEDQRSGILAEVPAGRLGDPQEIANAVAFLASDEASYITGETLHVNGGMYMV; encoded by the coding sequence ATGAGCTTTGAAGGTAAAGTAGCGCTGGTGACTGGCGCAAGCCGCGGCATTGGCCGTGCAATCGCGGAAACGCTGGTTGCGCGCGGTGCGAAAGTGGTGGGAACCGCCACCAGCGAAAGCGGTGCGGAAGCAATCAGTGCTTACCTCGGCGATAACGGCAAAGGTCTGCTGTTGAACGTGACCGATGCGGCCTCTATTGAGAGCGTGCTCGAGAAAGTTCGCGCTGAATTTGGCGAAGTGGACATTTTAGTCAATAATGCAGGCATTACGCGTGACAATCTGTTGATGCGCATGAAGGACGATGAGTGGGCGGATATCCTTGATACCAACCTGACATCTGTCTTCCGTCTTTCTAAGGCGGTTATGCGTGCCATGATGAAAAAACGCGTGGGCCGTATCATTACCATCGGTTCTGTAGTTGGAACCATGGGTAACGCGGGTCAAACAAACTATGCGGCAGCAAAAGCTGGTTTGATTGGCTTTAGCAAATCACTGGCGCGAGAAGTCGCGTCACGTGGCATTACCGTAAACGTCGTGGCTCCGGGCTTTATTGAGACGGACATGACGCGTGCACTGAACGAAGATCAGCGCTCGGGCATTTTGGCAGAAGTGCCGGCAGGTCGTTTAGGCGACCCGCAGGAGATTGCCAATGCTGTTGCATTCTTAGCCTCTGACGAAGCCTCTTACATCACGGGTGAGACGCTCCACGTCAATGGCGGCATGTACATGGTCTGA
- the fabD gene encoding ACP S-malonyltransferase, whose product MTQFAFVFPGQGSQNVGMLADLAVENPQVEATFREASDALGYDLWQLVQQGPAEELNKTWQTQPALLAASVAIYRVWQSKNGPQPTLMAGHSLGEYSALVCAGVLNFADAIKLVELRGKLMQEAVPEGTGAMQAIIGLDDESVRTACEESAQGQVVSPVNFNSPGQVVIAGNKEAVERAGAACKAAGAKRALPLPVSVPSHCALMKPAADKLAVALESITFNAPTVPVVNNVDVKCETDAAAIRSALVRQLYSPVRWTEAVEFIATQGVGQLLEIGPGKVLTGLTKRIVDSLTAAAVNDSASLSAALTQE is encoded by the coding sequence ATGACACAATTTGCTTTTGTTTTCCCAGGACAGGGCTCACAGAACGTCGGCATGTTGGCCGATCTGGCTGTGGAAAACCCGCAGGTTGAAGCCACTTTCCGTGAAGCTTCTGACGCACTGGGATATGACTTATGGCAGTTGGTACAACAAGGTCCAGCTGAAGAACTGAATAAGACCTGGCAGACGCAACCTGCGTTGCTGGCGGCTTCCGTCGCGATTTATCGCGTCTGGCAGAGCAAAAATGGCCCGCAGCCTACGCTGATGGCCGGCCATAGCCTGGGTGAATACTCTGCGCTGGTGTGTGCTGGCGTACTGAACTTTGCGGACGCGATCAAGTTAGTCGAATTACGCGGCAAACTGATGCAGGAAGCGGTTCCTGAAGGAACCGGCGCCATGCAGGCAATCATCGGACTCGATGATGAGTCTGTCCGTACAGCGTGCGAAGAAAGCGCGCAAGGTCAGGTGGTTTCACCGGTGAACTTCAACTCGCCAGGCCAGGTGGTCATCGCGGGTAACAAAGAAGCGGTTGAGCGTGCAGGTGCTGCCTGTAAAGCGGCCGGTGCCAAGCGTGCGTTGCCATTACCGGTGAGCGTTCCTTCGCATTGCGCGTTGATGAAGCCTGCAGCAGATAAACTGGCTGTGGCACTGGAAAGCATCACTTTCAATGCACCGACTGTGCCTGTCGTTAATAACGTAGACGTCAAGTGTGAAACCGATGCCGCGGCGATTCGCAGTGCACTGGTTCGCCAGTTGTATAGCCCGGTGCGCTGGACCGAAGCTGTTGAATTTATTGCCACCCAAGGCGTTGGTCAGTTGCTGGAGATCGGTCCAGGTAAAGTCCTGACCGGTCTGACCAAACGTATTGTGGATAGCCTGACCGCTGCAGCCGTGAACGATTCTGCTTCACTGTCTGCTGCGCTTACACAGGAATAA
- a CDS encoding beta-ketoacyl-ACP synthase III, producing MFTKIIGTGSYLPEQVRSNADLEKMVETSDEWIVTRTGIRERRIAAPEETVATMGFAAAQRALEMAGVAASDVGLIIVATTSSSHAFPSSACMIHQMLEINDCASFDLAAACAGFTYALSVADQYIKNGVVKHALVIGADVLARTLDPNDRGTIILFGDGAGAVVLGQSEEPGILSTHLHADGRYGKLLTLPYQDREHQDEPAYLTMAGNEVFKVAVTELAHIVDETLQANNLDREMLDWLVPHQANLRIISATARKLGMGMEKVVVTLDRHGNTSAASVPSALDEAVRDGRIKPGQLILLEAFGGGFTWGSALVRF from the coding sequence ATGTTTACCAAAATTATCGGTACGGGCAGCTATTTGCCTGAGCAGGTTCGCTCCAATGCGGATCTGGAAAAAATGGTGGAGACTTCGGACGAGTGGATTGTCACGCGTACCGGTATCCGTGAGCGCCGCATTGCTGCGCCAGAAGAAACTGTTGCCACTATGGGCTTTGCGGCTGCACAGCGCGCGCTAGAGATGGCGGGCGTTGCGGCCAGCGATGTCGGCCTGATTATTGTGGCGACCACCTCTTCCAGCCATGCCTTCCCAAGTTCAGCGTGCATGATCCATCAGATGCTGGAAATTAATGACTGCGCTTCTTTCGATCTGGCTGCTGCCTGTGCAGGTTTCACTTATGCACTTAGTGTTGCCGATCAATACATCAAAAACGGTGTGGTCAAACACGCGCTGGTGATCGGTGCGGACGTCTTAGCCCGCACCCTCGATCCAAACGATCGTGGCACCATCATCCTGTTTGGTGACGGCGCTGGCGCTGTGGTGCTGGGTCAAAGTGAAGAGCCGGGTATCCTGTCAACGCATCTGCATGCTGATGGTCGTTATGGCAAGCTGTTGACGCTGCCGTATCAGGATCGTGAACATCAGGATGAGCCAGCCTATCTCACTATGGCCGGTAATGAAGTCTTTAAAGTCGCTGTGACCGAGCTTGCCCATATCGTGGACGAGACGCTGCAAGCCAACAACCTTGATCGCGAAATGCTCGATTGGCTGGTGCCACATCAGGCCAACCTGCGCATTATCAGCGCAACAGCCAGAAAGCTCGGCATGGGCATGGAAAAAGTGGTGGTGACGCTGGATCGTCATGGCAACACTTCAGCGGCTTCGGTGCCAAGTGCACTGGATGAAGCGGTGCGAGATGGCCGTATCAAGCCTGGCCAACTGATTTTGCTGGAAGCCTTTGGTGGTGGTTTCACCTGGGGTTCTGCGCTGGTTCGCTTTTGA
- the plsX gene encoding phosphate acyltransferase PlsX: MTRLTLAVDAMGGDFGPCVTVPASLQALASHTNLVLLLVGDPDIISSFLAKADSSLLGRVQVIPAESVIASDAKPSQAIRNSRGSSMRVALELVKEGNAQACISAGNTGALMGLAKMLLKPLDGIERPALMTVLPHQHQGKTVVLDLGANVESDSDMLVQFAIMGAVMAEEVLEIDRPRVALLNIGQEETKGLETIRTASAVLRETPQINYIGYLEGNDLLTGKTDVLVCDGFVGNVTLKTMEGVVRMFLSLLKSSEDGKKRAWWLKWVGRWLQKRLAKRFGHLNPDQYNGACLLGLRVTVIKSHGAANQRAFAVAIEQAEQAVRRQVPERIAARLDAVLARSDKA; the protein is encoded by the coding sequence TTGACACGTTTGACCCTGGCAGTTGATGCCATGGGCGGGGATTTCGGTCCCTGCGTGACAGTGCCTGCATCCTTGCAGGCACTGGCCTCTCATACGAATCTGGTTCTTCTTCTGGTCGGTGATCCCGACATCATCTCGTCATTTCTTGCCAAAGCGGATTCCTCGTTACTGGGGCGTGTGCAGGTTATCCCTGCCGAATCGGTTATTGCAAGTGATGCCAAGCCTTCACAAGCCATTCGGAACAGCCGCGGCAGCTCGATGCGTGTGGCACTCGAACTGGTGAAAGAGGGTAACGCGCAAGCCTGTATCAGTGCAGGCAACACCGGCGCGTTAATGGGGCTGGCAAAAATGTTGTTGAAGCCGCTGGATGGCATTGAGCGTCCGGCGTTGATGACCGTTCTGCCGCATCAGCATCAGGGCAAAACGGTGGTGCTGGATCTCGGCGCAAATGTGGAATCGGACAGCGATATGCTGGTGCAGTTTGCCATCATGGGCGCTGTCATGGCTGAGGAAGTGCTGGAAATCGACAGACCGCGTGTCGCGCTGCTCAACATTGGGCAGGAAGAGACCAAGGGGCTGGAAACGATTCGCACAGCATCTGCGGTTCTGCGGGAGACGCCGCAAATCAACTATATTGGTTATCTTGAGGGGAATGATCTCCTCACCGGCAAGACGGATGTGCTGGTCTGTGATGGCTTCGTGGGAAACGTCACGCTTAAAACCATGGAAGGCGTGGTAAGAATGTTTCTTTCTCTGCTCAAGTCGTCAGAGGATGGGAAAAAACGGGCGTGGTGGTTGAAATGGGTAGGGCGCTGGCTGCAAAAGCGTCTGGCTAAACGTTTCGGCCATCTCAACCCCGACCAGTACAATGGCGCTTGTCTGTTAGGATTGCGCGTAACAGTGATCAAAAGCCACGGTGCGGCGAATCAACGTGCGTTTGCCGTGGCGATAGAGCAGGCAGAGCAGGCGGTGCGCAGGCAAGTCCCAGAGAGGATTGCGGCGCGCCTTGACGCTGTATTAGCCAGGAGTGACAAAGCGTAG
- the rpmF gene encoding 50S ribosomal protein L32, producing MAVQQNKPTRSKRGMRRSHDALTTAALSVDKVSGETHLRHHITADGYYRGRKVITK from the coding sequence ATGGCCGTACAACAGAATAAACCAACCCGTTCTAAGCGTGGTATGCGTCGTTCGCACGATGCGCTGACCACCGCAGCTCTGTCAGTAGATAAAGTTTCTGGTGAAACTCATCTGCGTCACCATATCACTGCGGATGGTTACTACCGCGGTCGCAAGGTTATCACCAAGTAA
- the yceD gene encoding 23S rRNA accumulation protein YceD, translating into MQKVKLPLTIDLARAAQKRLDYQGVYAPELVARLAETVVSVDSDVECTMSFAIDNQRLAVLQGTADVQVTLSCQRCNQSFPHAVHVSYCFSPVSSDEQAEALPEAYEPVDINDFGEIDLLAVIEDELILALPVVPVHDSEHCEVSDADMVFGKLPEEAEKPNPFAVLASLKRK; encoded by the coding sequence ATGCAAAAGGTAAAATTACCCCTGACGATCGATCTGGCCCGCGCCGCGCAAAAGCGCCTTGATTACCAAGGTGTGTATGCACCTGAATTGGTGGCGCGCCTGGCCGAAACGGTCGTGAGTGTGGACAGTGATGTGGAATGCACCATGTCGTTTGCGATTGACAACCAGCGCTTAGCGGTTCTGCAAGGAACAGCTGATGTGCAGGTGACATTGTCGTGTCAACGCTGCAACCAGTCATTCCCGCATGCTGTTCACGTAAGCTATTGCTTCAGTCCTGTCTCTTCTGATGAGCAGGCCGAGGCACTGCCGGAAGCTTACGAGCCAGTTGATATCAATGATTTCGGCGAAATCGACTTGCTGGCAGTTATCGAAGATGAACTCATCCTCGCGCTGCCTGTAGTTCCGGTGCATGATTCTGAACACTGTGAAGTGTCCGACGCGGACATGGTATTTGGCAAGTTGCCTGAAGAGGCAGAAAAACCAAATCCCTTTGCCGTATTAGCCAGTTTAAAGCGTAAGTAA